The Neoarius graeffei isolate fNeoGra1 chromosome 7, fNeoGra1.pri, whole genome shotgun sequence genome includes a region encoding these proteins:
- the LOC132889620 gene encoding uncharacterized protein LOC132889620 — MIERFIQQYPAIIAATVDDRIRKKDQFKRIQRVVDDDFNKMETFVQVAGLLYKMTTAMSSERRPTAGMVLPMMEKLRLHFTPSSDDSPFAANLKSAVQRDLQKRYKVTREQESLEEATVLDARFKTFCKEDVWDRLCDKISSTCDIKKEAMNDGEVKESREDEGEAKEVKPPRKMTALEEIFLDEDEVEITHVMPPIPVHVRVQNEITKYREMPKIKSSEDTVLFWRNNSNDLPLLSGASQTHLPCAPQL, encoded by the exons ATGATAGAACGTTTCATACAACAATATCCAGCTATCATTGCAGCCACAGTGGACGACCGAATCAGGAAGAAAGACCAGTTCAAAAGAATCCAGAGAGTAGTAGATGATGACTTCAACAAAATGGAAACATTTGTGCAGGTGGCAGGGCTGCTTTACAAAATGACAACAGCAATGTCCAGTGAGCGCAGGCCAACAGCTGGCATGGTACTACCCATGATGGAAAAGCTGAGGCTTCACTTCACCCCATCCTCAGATGACAGCCCTTTTGCTGCAAATCTCAAATCTGCAGTTCAACGTGATTTGCAAAAAAGGTATAAAGTTACAAGAGAACAAGAGTCTCTGgaggaggcgacagtgctagatGCCCGTTTTAAGACATTCTGTAAGGAAGATGTCTGGGATAGATTATGTGATAAAATCAGCTCTACATGTGACATCAAGAAGGAAGCAATGAATGATGGAGAGGTGAAGGAGTCAAGAGAGGATGAGGGAGAAGCCAAGGAAGTGAAGCCACCAAGGAAAATGACTGCTTTGGAGGAAATCTTCCTTGATGAAGATGAAGTTGAGATCACCCATGTAATGCCTCCTATACCTGTCCATGTGAGAGTGCAGAATGAGATCACCAAGTACCGAGAAATGCCAAAGATCAAGTCATCTGAGGACACTGTCCTCTTCTGGAGGAACAACAGCAATGATCTCCCCCTGCTAtcag gtgcctcacagactcatctcccctgcgctccacagctttaa
- the LOC132889619 gene encoding uncharacterized protein LOC132889619 → MPKSKKSKVWAHVKQLPDGKAMCHHCNKIIVVSGGTSNLARHLSRHYNIETQPHPAGKVMQSLFIDSAQTTQCDTPPLPSMGSSSQSSTTASTSTMGSSSQSSTMVTPFTLARQPKMPDFKKHRITSTVCKYIVKSPRPYHTVEDPYFRAMVHELNPAYQLPNRHDVSERLIPAMYVAALGSLKEDLKNADCVSLTGDSWSSRVTDHYMTLTVHYLKDWDLQCKVLQTLKAEVQQTGENITVELNECLREFELEGKVRVMTTDNARAMINASNMAGAGLSLGCFAHTLNLAAQKLLEVKALSTLLSTIQPVITYFRKSYLAKLVLKEK, encoded by the exons ATGCCTAAGAGCAAGAAAAGCAAAGTTTGGGCTCATGTTAAGCAACTGCCTGATGGCAAAGCAATGTGCCATCACTGTAACAAGATAATTGTTGTATCAGGTGGAACTAGCAACCTTGCAAGACATCTTAGTAGACACTACAACATAGAAACACAACCACACCCAGCAGGAAAGGTTATGCAGAGCTTGTTCATAG ATTCAGCACAGACTACCCAGTGTGATACACCCCCACTTCCTTCAATGGGATCATCCAGTCAGTCCAGCACAACTGCAAGTACCAGCACAATGGGGTCATCCAGTCAGTCCAGCACAATGGTGACTCCATTCACACTTGCAAGACAGCCAAAGATGCCAGACTTCAAGAAACACAGAATCACATCCACAGTTTGTAAGTACATTGTGAAGTCCCCCCGGCCATACCACACAGTCGAAGATCCCTACTTCAGGGCTATGGTTCATGAATTGAACCCGGCATATCAGCTCCCAAACCGCCATGATGTCAGCGAACGTCTAATCCCTGCCATGTACGTGGCTGCCCTTGGATCCTTGAAGGAGGACCTGAAGAATGCAGACTGCGTGTCACTGACTGGTGACAGCTGGAGTTCAAGAGTCACAGATCACTACATGACGTTAACTGTGCATTATCTGAAAGATTGGGATCTGCAATGCAAAGTTCTCCAGACCCTTAAGGCGGAAGTCCAGCAAACTGGTGAGAACATTACAGTTGAACTCAACGAGTGCCTCAGAGAGTTTGAGTTGGAGGGAAAGGTAAGAGTAATGACCACGGATAATGCCAGGGCAATGATTAATGCATCAAATATGGCAGGAGCTGGCTTGTCCCTGGGCTGCTTTGCACACACCTTAAATCTTGCTGCCCAGAAGTTACTTGAGGTCAAAGCTCTGTCCACCCTTCTGAGTACCATCCAGCCAGTCATCACTTACTTCAGGAAGTCATACCTAGCCAAGTTAGTCCTGAAGGAGAAATAA